The following DNA comes from Anaerolineae bacterium.
GTACCAGTTTGGACGTACACAAATTATAGCATGTCCTCCCATGCGCTTCAAATTACTGCCGGCCCGTTTCCGGCCCAATTGACGCGCCATCCTTCCCATGCTATACTGTCCCCAGCACTGCACCCGCATATCATGAAAGGAGCGCGCTATGATTGCGGAACTGCCGGCCGAAGCCCTTCGCAACGTTTGTGACCCCAACTCCCTGGAATGCGAGACCAGCGCTGATATTCCCCCGCTCAGCACCATCGTCGGACAGGCCAGGGCCGTCAGGGCACTGCAGTTCGGCCTCGGCATCCAGTCCCTGGGCTTCAACATCTATATCGCCGGCCTGCCCGGCACCGGCCGCACCACCGCCGCTCGCCGCTTCCTCGAAGATATTGCCAAAGATCAGCCCACGCCGGACGATTGGTGTTATGTCAATAATTTCCAGGACCCCTATCGGCCGAACGCCCTGCGCCTGCCGGCCGGCCGCGCCCGCCAGCTCCAGACGGATATGCAGGACCTCATCTCGGACGCCCGCAAGGCCATCCGAGCCGCGTTCGAAAGCGACGAATACGCCGCCAAGCGCGACGAGACCATGCGTCAGTTCCAGGAACAGCGCAACGCCCTCTTCACCGCCATCCAGGAAAAGGCCGCTCGCATGGGCTTCTATATCCAGGCCACGCCCATGGGCTTTCTGACCATCCCGATCCGCGAGGGCAAACCGCTCACCGAAGAGCTGTTCATGGCCCTGCCGCCGGAAGAACAGGAACAAATCCGCCAGGCCCAGGCCCAGCTTCAGGAAGAGCTGAAAGGGGTGATCCGCCAGGCCCGCAGTCTGGAGAAACTGGCCAACGAGGCGCTCCAAAAGCTGGACCGGGAAGTCACCACGTTTGCCCTGACCCCGCTTATCGAGGAAGTTCGCGAGAAATACGAGGACTGTCCGGAGGTGGTGCAGTACCTCCGCGACGTGCAAAACGACATCCTGGACAACCTGGCCCTGTTCCGCGAGGAACAGCCGGCCCAGGCCTCGTCGGCCGGCATGCCGGCGGACCCCTTCCGTAAATACCAGGTCAATGTCCTGGTGGACAACTCCTCGCTCAAGGGCGCGCCGGTCATCATCGAGCTGAACCCCACCTACAACAACCTCTTTGGCCGCATCGAGAAAGAGGCACAGTTCGGCGCGCTGTTCACCGACTTCACCCTCATCCGAGAGGGGTCCCTGCATCGCGCCAACGGCGGCTACCTGGTCCTGCCGGTGGAGGAGGTGCTCCGCAACCTTTTCTCCTGGGAAAGCCTGAAACGCGCCCTCCGCAACGCCCAAATCGTCATCGAGGAACCCGGCGAGCGCCTCGGCTTTATCACCACCAAGACCCTGCGCCCGGAGCCGATCCCGCTCAATATCAAGGTCATCCTTATCGGCCAGCCCTATCTCTATTACCTTCTCTACAACCTGGATGAGGACTTCAAAGAGCTGTTCAAGGTCAAGGCGGACTTCGACTACCGCATGGACCGCACCCCGGAGGCGGTGCGGGAATATATCTCGTTCGTCTGCACATTGTGCCAGGAGGAAAACCTGCGGCATCTCGACCGCACGGCCCTGGCCAAGATCATCGAACACGGCTCCCGCCTGGCCGAGGATCAAGAGAAGCTCTCCACCCTGTTCGGCGACCTGTCCGACGTGATCCGCGAGGCGCACCACTACGCGGTGCGCGACCAGTCCCCGCTCGTGACGGCGGCCCACGTCACACAGGCCATCAACGAGCGGTATTATCGCTCCAACCTGGTGGAACAGCGCGTGCAGGAGGCCATCGCCCGCGGCATCATCCAGATTGACGTCGCCGGCGCTGAGGTCGGCCAGGTCAACGGCCTCTCCATCATTGACCTGGGGGATATCACCTTCGGCCGGCCCAACCGCATCACCGCCAGCGTCGGCCTCGGCACCGAGGGCCTCATTGATATCGAACGGGAAGCCAAGCTGGGCGGCCCTATTCATACCAAAGGCGTGCTCATCCTGGCCGGCTACCTCGCCCAGCAGTACGCCCAGGACAAGCCCCTCAGCCTCTCCGCTCGCCTGGTCTTCGAACAGAGTTATTCCGGCGTGGAAGGGGACAGCGCCTCGAGCACCGAACTCTATGCCCTGCTCTCTGCCCTGTCCGGGCTTCCCATCCAGCAGGGCATCGCGGTCACCGGTTCCGTGAACCAGAAGGGCGAGGTGCAGGCCATCGGCGGGGTGAACGAGAAGATCGAGGGCTTCTTCGCCGTGTGCAAGGCGATGGGGCTGAACGGCCGGCAGGGCGTCATCATCCCCGCCAGCAACGTCAAGCACCTCATGCTGAAGGATGAAGTGGTGGAGGCGGTGCGCCAGGGCCAGTTCCATATCTGGGCGGTTCACACGGTGGACGAAGGGATCGAGATATTGACGGGTGTCCCCGCCGGCAAGCGCCTGCCCGACGGCACATTCGAGCCTGGCACCGTGCACTACCTGGTGGATCAGCGCCTGCGCCAGTTCTCCGAGAAGATGCGCGAGTTCGGCAAAGAGGGCGCCGGCGAGGAAGAGGAAGAAGAGGAACAGCCTCCCGCACAGCCTTGAGGGGTGGCCATCCGATCGTTCACTGCACGATCGTCAGCCGGCCGTCGCATCGGGCGCCGGCCGCCGGCGTGATGCCTCCCACCTCTCGAATATAAGCCACCAGCTCGCGCCGCACGAACAGGCCGGCCGGCGCGGGAGATAGGCGCGCCACTGGGAAGCACACCATCCCATACCGCTCCCCCACCGCTCGCTCCCACGGCGCGGCCAGGTGTCGGAAAAACCCCGGGAAGGCGATGGTCATCTTTCGTTCCGCGTCCGCGCGCAGTGGCTCTCCCTGAAACGTTACATCACAGACCCGATGTTCCTGCCGGCCGCCGCCCAACCGGATCGTATAGCGCAGGTCTCCGCTGAAATGCGCGAATCCCCGTTCAACCCGCGGCTCCCCCGGCCGGTCCACGCGCCGCGCGTTGTCCTGCAGAAACTCGAGGAAATCGGCCCAGGAAAGGGTGCCGATATACAGCGGGTCTTCATAGGGCTGTACCCGGAACCAGTCGCCGTAGCGCACGACATCCCCCTCGGGAAGCCCGCCGCATAGGCAGGAGGCATCTATCATGCCCAGGTCCACGGGGATGCCGGCGCGCCGGCACCGCTGTACCAACGCATCCGCGATGAAGTTCGCCAGCGCATTCTCGCCGGCGGCGATGTCACTGCGCACCGCCTCATCGCGGTAATCCGGCTCGCACGCCAGCGTCCCCAGGACCTGTTCCAGGATCTTCTCGGCGCGCGCTGTCAGCGGCGCGACAAACCGCTGTTCCAGGTCCTCCTGTATCGGCAGATACGGGACGCTCCACAGCCGGGCATCGGTCACCGCCGGCCTCGGGCGCAGGGTGATAGTGACCTCCCCCAAGTACTTCCCGCCGGCGCCCGCCTGCACGATGGGAATGCCGTTGACCACGTTCTCCACGTGCAGGCCGGCTTCGTTCAGCGGTTGATGGGAATGCGCCCCGACGATGAGGTCCACCGCCGACGCCGGCAGAAGCTCTGCCAGCTCCTTGTCGCCGATATCCTGGACCGCGCATGTCCCAACCTCCAGACTGCCCCCCAGGTGGCTGAGGAGAATCAGGACATCGCAGTGCGGCCGGAGCGCCGGCACCAGGTTCTGCGCCGCCTCGAGCGGGTCAAGGAACGTCCAGCGCGCCTCCTCGACAAGCTTGAGTTCCGCCCGGGTGGTCAGCCCGATGATCCCCACCCGCACGCCGCGCAGGACGAACAGCACTGCCGGATAGACGGGCAGTGGCATATTCCCGGCTGGACGCAGGTTCGCGCTCAGCACCGGGAACGGGGCCTGAGAAATGGCTCTCGCCAGCGGTTCCAGCCCACGGTCAAAATCGTGGTTGCCGAGCACAGCGGCATCTACGCCGGCCTCCGCATACAACGTGTACGTCGGGTGACAGGCCGCGCCGGCTCCTTCCTCCGGGGTCAGCAGTTCATCAAAGACGGAGTCCCCGATGTCATCCCCACCCGAAAGCACCAGAAGCCCGGCATGCTCTGAACGGCTGACCTCATCGCGCGCCTGGCGGATGCGCCACGCCATGCGCGAGAAGACCGGCTGGACACCCTCCGGGGTAAACCGCGCAATATGCCCATGCAGGTCATTGAAATGCAGTATCCGCAGGCGGAAGGGGGATTTCGCGGAGGATGCCCGCCGCGCCGGCAGTATCGCATCGGGGTCGGGGAGGATGCGCTCAAGGGGCACGGATGCGTCGCCGGCGATCAGGAACAGCTCCGCATCCCTGGCACCATTGGGATTGGGGGCGCTTCGTCGGATGGTCAGCGTTCCCGGCAGTGCACCTGCGGTGCCGTTCATAGCAGGCCCTGGGCTAGGCCACCCTATCGAGGGCATCGCGGGTAATGGGATTCAGCGGAGGTTCGCCGGCGAAGAAGCGCCGCAGTTCCTCCACCGCCCGCTCGCCCATGCGGGTGCAGTTCTCGATACAGCCGGCAATGTGCGGCGTCACCACCACATTGGGGAGCCGGCGCAGGGGACTGTCAGGCGCCGGCGGCTCCGGGTCGGTCACATCGAGGAAGGCGAAGAAACGCCCCTTTTCCAGCTCGCGAATCAGCGCCTCTTCGTCAATCAAGCTCCCCCGCGCAGTGTTGATGATCAGGGCATCGTCCTTCATCATGGACAGCCGGCGCGCGTCGATCATGTGATAGGTGGCCGGCAGGGCCGGCGCGTGCAGGGAAATGACATCCGCCTCCTGCACCAGCTCGTCCAGCTCCACTTTGGCGGCGCCCATGTTCCTGGCCTGTTCCTCACTGACGTAGGGATCGTACAGCAAGATGTGCACGTGGAACGGCTGGAGCAGTCGGATGACATGCCGGCCGACGTTGCTGGCCCCCACGATCCCGACCTTTTTATCGTACAGCTCACGCGAAGGCCAATAGGGGGAATCCCGCCATCCCCCATCCCTCACCCGCTGGGCCAGCGGCCAGACCCGCTTCATCCCCACAATCATCAGCCCCAGGGTCGTCTCCGCCACGTGCTCGGCCAGCACCGGCGCCGCGGAGACCACCAATATGCCGCGCTCCCACACCGCGTCGGAGACGATGCGCTTCACACTGCCGCCCATGTGGACAATGGCACGCAGTTTCGGCGCCGCGGCGATGACATCGGCATCGAGCCGGGCAACATCCCAGCTCGTCAGACAGGCGTCCGCCTGAGGCAGTAAGGCCAACAGGTCCTCTTTTGTCGCCGGCGCGTCCCCCGCATGGTGCAGTATCTCGGCAAACCGCGCCAGCTCCTCCCAGGCACGAGGGCTCATCATGCGGGCGTAATGCGCTCTGCCGATGGTCACGGCAACAACCGGTTTTGTCATAGATGGTGCTCCTGTTCAGAGGGACATGAGCCGGGCCTGGCCGGCCCTGCTCCCAGGCCAACCAGGGCAGGCGGCCGCGCAAGGCCGGCGGTCCGTTCACAGTGCATCAACCTTTGATGGCGCCTTCCACCATGGCCATGAAGAAGTATCGGCGTGCGGCCTGGAAAATGAGGACCACGGGCAGGGCAATAAGGATACAGGAGGCGGCGATCATCTGAAAGTTGATGATATTGGGTCCGAGAAACTCGTACAGACCAAACATGACCGGCTTCAGATCATTTTTCGTGACCAGCAGATAGCCGGCCAGGAACTCGTTCCACACATTGACGAAGGTCAGCAGGAAGATGGCCGCCAGGCCGGGCAGAGCCGCCGGCATGGTGACATGCCGCAGTGCCCCCAGCGGCGTCGCCCCATCAATCATCGCCGCCTCTTCCAGGTCTCGCGGGATGGTATCGAAGAACCCCTTGGCGATCCAGATGCTCAAGGGCAGGTAGAACCCGAAATAGACGAAGATCAGATACGCCCGATCGTTGAAGGGAATGGGCGATTTGCGCAGTATCACCCCCAGTTGATACAGGGCGAGCAGGTTCGTCAGCAGGGGGACGCCGGTAATGGCCAGGATGGCGATCATCATTGCCCGGCGGATACGAAACTTGAAGCGGGAGAAGGCGAAGCCGGCCATGCCGGCCATGATGGTCACCCCAATTGCCGTGCTCGTGGCGTACAGCAGGGTGTTCGGGATATAGATGCGGAACATGCGGCCGGTCAATTGAATAAAGGGAATGGAATTGGTCAGCTTGGGCATCAGAACGCGCTCATAGCCCTCCACCGACCAGCGGCACGCCCGTATGTCAAAGGCCGAGGTGGGCGTATCGCAGGGGAAAATCACGGGCGGTTTGCGGATAATATCCTTATGGGATTTCAAGGAGATGACAATGGTCAGGAAAATCGGGATCATGGTCACCACTAGAAAGGTGACCATAAAGCCGTTGAGGAAGATGGATCGCAGTGCTTTGGGCGAAAGAAATGAGGTACGAGCCATTTCACGCCGTCCTTTCGTCCACACGGGTCACCCGCATTGTCCCGGCGATCAGCAACCAGTTCACGATCGCCATCATGACCGCCAGCGCGGCGGATTGGCCAAAGCGCAGTCTTCCCCATCCCAGGGTGTATAAGAGATAGCTGAGCACAAACGTGGCGGTACCGGGGCCGCCGGCGGTCAGGCTGAAAACCATGCCCACACTGTTCACTCCCGTCAGGACGAGATTGAAGATGGCTACCACCAGGGTCGGGAGGATCAGGGGTATCGTAATATGGCGGGCAATCGCCCATGTGTTGGCGCCGTCAATGCGCGCGCTCTCGATGACCTCCTGAGAGATGGTCTGCAGGGAAGCGAGCAGGAGCAGGGTGATGAACGGCAGGGCGCGCCAGACGGAAGCCAGGATTAAGTAGACCATCGCCGGCGCCGGCGGGAAGGGGAAATTGCCGAACATCGGCGCCGGGCGCGCGGCTGTCAGGACCGAGAGCCCTTTCGGCGGGAACAGCTCCGGATTCCCCAGTATGCCGGACAATATGCCGTAATCAGGATACACCAACAGGCGGAAGACCATGCCGACCAGGATATCCGCCAGCGTCCAGGGGATGAACAGCAGAGCGAGGTACAGGCCGGACAGCCGCAGACGCGCGTTCAAGACGGAGGCCAGGACAAAGCCCAGCGAGAGCGTCAGCACGACGTAGCCGGCCAGAAACACGATCGTATGTCCGATGGATTCGCGAAACAGGCTGGTGTTCACCAGCAGGCGGTAATTATCCAGGCCGACAAACTGCCACCCGGTGGGGAAACGCTCCTGGAGGCTCAGCCAGATAGTGTAAAAGGCTGGGAAGAACTGCACGACCAACAGGACCAGGAGCGCCGGCAGGAGCAACAGCACGGGCAGGGTTTCGTCTGTACGGCTCTGCTTCCGCCGCAAGCTGAGCGACTTGATCATGTGCCCACTCCCATCACGCGTCCAGCGTGTATTACCGCATCATAGCATGTCGAGCCTAATACAATCGGTTCATCGGGGCCGGTTCCCGGCCCCGATGAACCGCATCGCGAACTCGCTCAACGCACTACGTTTCCTGTGCGGCGCGTTGCATCATTTGCCGGCGTTGTACTCATCCTCGGCCTGTTTGAGCACCGTCGGGATGTCCGCGGTCACATCCTCTTTGATGAGCTTGTACACCGCGTTCATGATGATCATCTGCGCCTCAGCCGTCCGCTCCAGAGTGCCCTTCCACGGACGCAGGGCGCTGGCCTGCACCACCGCTTTCGCCTGCTGATACAGCTTGCCCTGGAACTGCGGCTGGTCATACGCGGCAAACAGTACCGGCAGACCGGATTCGCCCCGCAGTGCATAGTCCGCGGCAATATCGGGGTTGGTCAGAACCCAGTTGATGAAGGCCTCCGCGGCCTCGCGGTTCTTGGCGCCCGTGGGAATGCCTACGCCGCGCACCGACAGGCCGCCGCCGGGCTTCTTGCCAGATGGAGCGGCAAAGGGACGCAGGACGACCTTCCCATCCTCGATGGCATTCAGCATGTCCTGTTCCGTCTGCGTCTCATACTTGGTGCCGTCCGGAGCGGTGAGCGGGCGCAGGTAGCGGTAGCCGAACAGGCCCGTGGGGATCGAGCCGGCGGAAGAATCCTTGAACGCCTCTTCCTCCTGGAAGCCGCCGGCGAAGGTCACCTCCGGGACATATCCCTCCACCGTCAGCGTGCGCAGGAACTCGATGGCGGCGACGTTCTCGGGCGTGTTCAACAGCATATTGCCCTTGCCATCATCATACGTGCCGCCGAAGCTGGAGATGACGGTCCAGACGCCGCGGGTGGTCCCACTGCCGCCCTTGTCGGTGGAGCCGAAATAGGTCATGATGTAGCGGCCCTCGCCTTTCAGACGCTCTGCTTCGGCCAGGAACTGGTCAATCGTCTTGGGGTAATCATTCGGGAAGAGGTCCGCCCAGACAAAGACCACGTAAGGGATTTCGGCGAAGGGGATGCAGTACAACCCGCCGTCGGGCCCCATACAGGCCTTGAGGGCCTGCGGATCCACGCCGGCGTACCAGGGCTGTGCTTCTGCCCAGGCGCGCAGGTCCTGCAGGGAGCCGTTCTTGGCATGCATGGGGATGTTGAAGTCAGTAAGCTGAACGATATCGGGGACCTCCCCGCCGGCCTGCACGGCCGCGATCAGCTCCGCGTCCATCTTGTCCCAGGCCTTGGGAATGTTGACCCATTTGTACTTGCCGGCGAAGGCCTCGTTGAACTTGGCCATATTCTCGCGGAGCCAGGCATTGCCTACCGCTTCATCACTGGCGGGGTCCATGTTCTCCTGGTCGAACTGGTACCAGGTGACGAAATCCTTGGCTTGCGGAGCCGGGGTGGGTTGGGCCGGCGCTTGCGTGGGCTGGGAGGGGGCGGGGGTTGCGGCCGGCGCACACGCGCTCAGGACAAGCGCCAAAACCATCACGAGGGAAACGGTGAGCCACATCCAACCGGACTTACTGCGCGCGTTCATCTCTTGCTGTACCTCCTTCTTCCTTGTTCACAAGGGTAAGGGAACAAACCTCTGCGGACAGTTCTGTAGGGGACGTATCACCTCCTTTCTCTGCCGACAGCAACAGCGCCAGCCCAGCAAACGAAGGGATGTGCCAACGAACAACATTGTATCATATCACCCGAAAATCCGCAAACCACTTTTTCGAGGGGCAAATTTTGTTTCGTATAAGGAAAGCTCTCGGGTGCGAAGTGATGCCGGCATACACGGCAATGCGCTCCGCAGACGTAAGGGAGGCCGCGGGACGGTGAAAGGACCCATCATCCAGCGA
Coding sequences within:
- a CDS encoding carbohydrate ABC transporter permease; this encodes MARTSFLSPKALRSIFLNGFMVTFLVVTMIPIFLTIVISLKSHKDIIRKPPVIFPCDTPTSAFDIRACRWSVEGYERVLMPKLTNSIPFIQLTGRMFRIYIPNTLLYATSTAIGVTIMAGMAGFAFSRFKFRIRRAMMIAILAITGVPLLTNLLALYQLGVILRKSPIPFNDRAYLIFVYFGFYLPLSIWIAKGFFDTIPRDLEEAAMIDGATPLGALRHVTMPAALPGLAAIFLLTFVNVWNEFLAGYLLVTKNDLKPVMFGLYEFLGPNIINFQMIAASCILIALPVVLIFQAARRYFFMAMVEGAIKG
- a CDS encoding sugar ABC transporter permease, giving the protein MIKSLSLRRKQSRTDETLPVLLLLPALLVLLVVQFFPAFYTIWLSLQERFPTGWQFVGLDNYRLLVNTSLFRESIGHTIVFLAGYVVLTLSLGFVLASVLNARLRLSGLYLALLFIPWTLADILVGMVFRLLVYPDYGILSGILGNPELFPPKGLSVLTAARPAPMFGNFPFPPAPAMVYLILASVWRALPFITLLLLASLQTISQEVIESARIDGANTWAIARHITIPLILPTLVVAIFNLVLTGVNSVGMVFSLTAGGPGTATFVLSYLLYTLGWGRLRFGQSAALAVMMAIVNWLLIAGTMRVTRVDERTA
- a CDS encoding hydroxyacid dehydrogenase; amino-acid sequence: MMSPRAWEELARFAEILHHAGDAPATKEDLLALLPQADACLTSWDVARLDADVIAAAPKLRAIVHMGGSVKRIVSDAVWERGILVVSAAPVLAEHVAETTLGLMIVGMKRVWPLAQRVRDGGWRDSPYWPSRELYDKKVGIVGASNVGRHVIRLLQPFHVHILLYDPYVSEEQARNMGAAKVELDELVQEADVISLHAPALPATYHMIDARRLSMMKDDALIINTARGSLIDEEALIRELEKGRFFAFLDVTDPEPPAPDSPLRRLPNVVVTPHIAGCIENCTRMGERAVEELRRFFAGEPPLNPITRDALDRVA
- a CDS encoding AAA family ATPase — protein: MIAELPAEALRNVCDPNSLECETSADIPPLSTIVGQARAVRALQFGLGIQSLGFNIYIAGLPGTGRTTAARRFLEDIAKDQPTPDDWCYVNNFQDPYRPNALRLPAGRARQLQTDMQDLISDARKAIRAAFESDEYAAKRDETMRQFQEQRNALFTAIQEKAARMGFYIQATPMGFLTIPIREGKPLTEELFMALPPEEQEQIRQAQAQLQEELKGVIRQARSLEKLANEALQKLDREVTTFALTPLIEEVREKYEDCPEVVQYLRDVQNDILDNLALFREEQPAQASSAGMPADPFRKYQVNVLVDNSSLKGAPVIIELNPTYNNLFGRIEKEAQFGALFTDFTLIREGSLHRANGGYLVLPVEEVLRNLFSWESLKRALRNAQIVIEEPGERLGFITTKTLRPEPIPLNIKVILIGQPYLYYLLYNLDEDFKELFKVKADFDYRMDRTPEAVREYISFVCTLCQEENLRHLDRTALAKIIEHGSRLAEDQEKLSTLFGDLSDVIREAHHYAVRDQSPLVTAAHVTQAINERYYRSNLVEQRVQEAIARGIIQIDVAGAEVGQVNGLSIIDLGDITFGRPNRITASVGLGTEGLIDIEREAKLGGPIHTKGVLILAGYLAQQYAQDKPLSLSARLVFEQSYSGVEGDSASSTELYALLSALSGLPIQQGIAVTGSVNQKGEVQAIGGVNEKIEGFFAVCKAMGLNGRQGVIIPASNVKHLMLKDEVVEAVRQGQFHIWAVHTVDEGIEILTGVPAGKRLPDGTFEPGTVHYLVDQRLRQFSEKMREFGKEGAGEEEEEEEQPPAQP
- a CDS encoding bifunctional metallophosphatase/5'-nucleotidase, which produces MNGTAGALPGTLTIRRSAPNPNGARDAELFLIAGDASVPLERILPDPDAILPARRASSAKSPFRLRILHFNDLHGHIARFTPEGVQPVFSRMAWRIRQARDEVSRSEHAGLLVLSGGDDIGDSVFDELLTPEEGAGAACHPTYTLYAEAGVDAAVLGNHDFDRGLEPLARAISQAPFPVLSANLRPAGNMPLPVYPAVLFVLRGVRVGIIGLTTRAELKLVEEARWTFLDPLEAAQNLVPALRPHCDVLILLSHLGGSLEVGTCAVQDIGDKELAELLPASAVDLIVGAHSHQPLNEAGLHVENVVNGIPIVQAGAGGKYLGEVTITLRPRPAVTDARLWSVPYLPIQEDLEQRFVAPLTARAEKILEQVLGTLACEPDYRDEAVRSDIAAGENALANFIADALVQRCRRAGIPVDLGMIDASCLCGGLPEGDVVRYGDWFRVQPYEDPLYIGTLSWADFLEFLQDNARRVDRPGEPRVERGFAHFSGDLRYTIRLGGGRQEHRVCDVTFQGEPLRADAERKMTIAFPGFFRHLAAPWERAVGERYGMVCFPVARLSPAPAGLFVRRELVAYIREVGGITPAAGARCDGRLTIVQ
- a CDS encoding extracellular solute-binding protein gives rise to the protein MNARSKSGWMWLTVSLVMVLALVLSACAPAATPAPSQPTQAPAQPTPAPQAKDFVTWYQFDQENMDPASDEAVGNAWLRENMAKFNEAFAGKYKWVNIPKAWDKMDAELIAAVQAGGEVPDIVQLTDFNIPMHAKNGSLQDLRAWAEAQPWYAGVDPQALKACMGPDGGLYCIPFAEIPYVVFVWADLFPNDYPKTIDQFLAEAERLKGEGRYIMTYFGSTDKGGSGTTRGVWTVISSFGGTYDDGKGNMLLNTPENVAAIEFLRTLTVEGYVPEVTFAGGFQEEEAFKDSSAGSIPTGLFGYRYLRPLTAPDGTKYETQTEQDMLNAIEDGKVVLRPFAAPSGKKPGGGLSVRGVGIPTGAKNREAAEAFINWVLTNPDIAADYALRGESGLPVLFAAYDQPQFQGKLYQQAKAVVQASALRPWKGTLERTAEAQMIIMNAVYKLIKEDVTADIPTVLKQAEDEYNAGK